One Drosophila kikkawai strain 14028-0561.14 chromosome 3L, DkikHiC1v2, whole genome shotgun sequence genomic window carries:
- the LOC108070464 gene encoding protein odr-4 homolog: MRTVLLSKADEVYLEKCAQENQFSYGIIVGHQADLSKSVVVHLARNNEEDADLEDLTDVRLTIGDINAQALASQWLSASKMCPGSFDVIGIFVSSSSPDVSNEKSDDFKNAKKLFSDIYDLLLKSNSSFGVYTTDIAQTDFVFLAYSLVDKKVLCKNYSYGNGGTFSNMDHRFVDKPFEWIQLESTYDLDDVLPILDASRRVNIEDQFQNIIKAVRRNLLASEVFLQNEIVEDTIDLQAYIKKKRTKADKLNKPSSTGGGGSVSAGSTASGSLPELASDTGIISDSIRASIVLPVKCQLSKPSDIKVREFQGTLRMSGIIASKVFCSPRNSIADVKRFLRDDVLRSLITRIQVYCDGLTDPYVNNEALYVSEPPRRVFFNLPTETPSTGATVQFSEYLFRGEAPTVAVAQAKQILDVELDPETISVEAEGLPDDSNFTNGANAGVDRTDDSRTLLSSMPKPELSRSLYMLGIAVALLILLSSVVLHYVLGDR; this comes from the exons ATGCGCACAGTGCTACTGAGCAAAGCGGACGAGGTGTACCTGGAGAAATGCGCACAGGAGAACCAGTTCTCGTACGGCATCATTGTGGGCCAT CAAGCAGACCTCAGCAAGAGCGTGGTGGTGCACTTGGCCCGGAATAACGAAGAGGACGCCGACCTGGAGGACCTGACCGATGTACGCCTTACCATCGGCGATATCAACGCACAGGCGTTGGCCTCACAGTGGCTGAGCGCCAGCAAAATGTGTCCCGGCTCCTTTGACGTCATCG GAATTTTTGTATCTTCTTCAAGTCCCGATGTTTCAAATGAGAAAAGCGACGATTTTAAGAATGCCAAAAAGCTGTTCTCGGACATATACGA CTTGCTCCTGAAAAGCAACAGCTCCTTTGGTGTGTACACCACCGACATTGCACAGACTGATTTCGTATTCCTTGCGTATTCGCTGGTCGACAAGAAGGTGCTCTGCAAGAACTACAGCTACGGCAA TGGCGGCACTTTTTCCAACATGGATCACAGGTTTGTGGACAAGCCCTTTGAATGGATTCAGCTAGAGAGCACCTACGACCTGGACGATGTCCTGCCCATACTGGATGCGTCGCGACGGGTAAACATTGAGGATCAGTTTCAGAACATTATTAAGGCGGTGCGCAGGAATCTACTGGCCAGCGAGGTGTTCCTGCAGAACGAGATAGTCGAGGACACCATCGATCTGCAGGCCTACATTAAAAAGAAACGCACCAAAGCGGACAAGCTAAACAAGCCCTCATCgactggtggtggtgggtccGTCTCAGCGGGCAGCACTGCCTCGGGCTCCCTTCCAGAGCTGGCCTCAGATACAGGGATTATCAGTGACTCCATTCGGGCGAGCATAGTGCTCCCGGTAAAGTGCCAGCTGAGCAAACCGTCGGACATCAAGGTGCGGGAATTCCAAGGCACACTCCGCATGAGCGGCATCATTGCGTCGAAGGTCTTCTGCAGTCCGCGGAACAGTATAGCGGATGTGAAGCGTTTCCTGCGGGACGACGTGCTGCGCTCCCTCATCACACGTATTCAGGTTTACTGCGATGGCCTCACGGATCCGTATGTAAACAACGAAGCCTTGTACGTAAGCGAACCCCCGAGAAGGGTATTTTTCAACCTACCCACGGAAACCCCATCTACCGGAGCCACAGTTCAGTTCTCTGAATATCTGTTCCGTGGAGAAGCCCCCACGGTGGCGGTGGCCCAAGCCAAACAAATCCTAGATGTGGAACTGGACCCAGAAACCATTTCCGTAGAGGCCGAGGGACTGCCGGATGACTCGAACTTTACCAATGGCGCCAATGCCGGCGTTGATCGCACAGACGATTCCCGGACTCTGCTCAGTTCGATGCCAAAGCCAGAGTTATCGCGCAGCCTCTACATGCTGGGCATTGCGGTGGCCCTGCTGATTCTACTGTCATCTGTGGTCCTGCACTACGTCCTAGGCGATCGGTAG